The sequence GCCTCCCATTATGTGTCTCTTACTTTCATCTGCCACATCCATTATTATCGGAGAATCTTTCAGAGAAACAGGTAAATTGCCAACAACGAGGGCAATGCAAGTTTTCTGCTGAGCGCTGAGCATGTTCTGCAAAATACTTTATGTAAAATTGTTAATGGCGAGAAGAAGAGTTTGCAATAGTTCAGACGTTTATCATGTATTTTGGATCTAACCTTATCAGAATGGCTGTCATTTGAttatacttgaaaatttgaaaaaaaaagtgtttgtcTGATCACGTTGCAAAAGGAGTCACAAACAATAGGCAAACAAACAAACGGGatgattttgtttgaaagaaTGGAGAAGATTCTTCTCATAAAAGGAAACACATTGAGATAAAATCACTATCCAGTTTCATAACATGTGATTGGGAAGATAGAACGTGAAGGATGACAGAGGCATAGAAGAAAAATACGACAGAGTTCAAGAACTGATCTACCACAGATTATAGTATTCAAAACTGGTTTGGTTGTAGTAATAAGAGCAcatgaattcaaaaatggagTGGCTGATGATAAGAAATGAAATTGTAATGGCAATGGAAATACTATACTATGGAACTATGACCGATCTACTCaaattatcattttaaaaaaattttatgatataagtttcaacaaaataagTTAGTAGCCGTTATCTGATCAAGAACAGTTATACGTagacgaaaaataaaatgttagacaaaaaaataaaatgttagacgaaaaaataaagtgttagacgaaaaaaaaagttagatagAGCCCTAGGAATGGAACCCCCTAGGGGATGGGGGCCCTTAGTGGATGGAACCCCCTAGGGGATGGGACCCCCTAGGGGATGGGACTCCCTAAGGGTTGGGGACCCCTAGGGTATGGAATTCCCTAGGGGATGGTACCCCTAGGGGATGGGACCCCCTAAGAGTTGGAAAAAGATTACATATCATTATCGTAAGAATAATTATGCaacgaaatttccaaaatgctAATGTATCCTGATAATTTTGATTCCAAAACCTTTTTGATTGTTGATAGAAATGAGCATGAACAAGAGCTTCTTTTTTACTCACAGGATGATAATATATATGCACAAGCCGATGAAATAAATTACCTTTTGAGAGGTGAGCAGAAATGGTACATCTTAGACCTATGAACAAGTATAAAATGTAtactattttaaaataaatgttgcTTGTCATGCTTTCCTTATCccattttcacaatttgaaattttcgaacaatattttattactatagaaaatatttctccGATATCCAAAAACTTAGCTCCCAAATTGCCAGTAgctcatttattttattttgtggtTTACGCACGTCTTAGCTACTACATTCCTGTtacattctctgaaaattctcaatttctaagtaccaaaaaacatttttctcatcaaactTGTATCCCAAAGGCTTTTCACTATTTTGATTCTCACTCATTACTTCTCGGTTATTCTTCTCCAagctttatttttcataatatttcacattcctgtatttttatttaaaatgcaATCAAACATGTAAATtggtttacaaaaaaaaaacgttttcaattattttacaaTTATGCTAGAAACGgaagcaatttttgaacagattTTAAACCTtttgtttgggaaaaatttttttagaaaacctgttgaaaattgacaggattaagaaattatttgaatgatTTGTTGGGGTTTTATGAGCGGAATGATTGTGTGAAGGGTGATatgtattgaatttttatgataaTGGGTTAAAAATTGCTGCAAACAGAATAATTTGACAGTGATACTTTTCTTCTATATAAATGccttaaaactttcaaaaattgaaagaaaagttGAGTTAAAAACTAGCATGTTAGTTTTTAAATCATCAACCATTCTTTATATTTACGTAGTTTTGTTGATAGCTGCTACTCCATTTCCAAACCCAcgtgtttttttcagagaaagttgaaaaacattttttgattacgAAGCTTGCATGAagtgaaaaaccaaaaattttatcccaatcaattttattaatataAACAAACAGTCATTTTGTATTGCACAATAATAAATTATGTATATTAATTCAAAACCCCTAATAATTGAAACGTTGCATACATTTTCAAAGGTTGAGGAAAATAGGCTTAACCGAGACGAGCAGTAGGGGGCTAACCAGTCAAAAAACTATGTGGGAAGAAAACACAGAAAGCGAAAACTGAACACGGAATACTGTCAGAAAACGAAAAGACGCACGAGGAAAGTATAACCAAAGTGTatataaaaattcgaacaGTTAGTCGGTCACAACTTTTGAATCAATAGATTCGCTCtaaagtatttgaaaaaaaaaaacaattgaaaaacaatggaaaCCAATAAAAACCCAACTTTTAAAGTCGCTTTCAAGAGATATCTACGGGAAAAGTCACAAGAACAGGCGTGAAAAATGCAGTTATcgaattcaattcaattagtCAATGCAATGCAAGGAATCACAAAATTACCAGTATAAAACGTTTTACAGATGGATTAGGAACTTTCTATTTTCATAATTAAGATGATTCCACAGGTTTTGCTTCTTCAGCAGAGCTAACAGCTTCTTCTGTCACCGCGGTTTCAGATTCGGATGTTGGTTcttcatcaatttttgtggCAAAGGGCTCGTGTGGAATTTGTggagtttcattttttgtgattgGTGGAGTGGCGTCcatgtttttctttgatttgaAAAGTACATCAGTTTCTTGCATTTCTCCTGTAAATTGTAATATTGAAGCGTTTATTTGCTTTAACCCAATAAAAGACAATtggaaaacataaatttccaTTCTTAtcatcggcaattttttcgtCCGTTTGTACTAGCCGAAcatgtattttgtttttcagtggcaacaaaaaataaaacttttgctTTTAAACTATTATTCTTCCATATAGGTATTCattattagtttttaataCTATAATACATATCAATATTAATATCCAATGAAAATAATACCTGTCTTCAGATTGAAAGCTCTTCCTCTGATATTTTGTGATTCTGGAGTCAATGGAGACCACCAATTAACCAAAGAACCCATTATTGGCAACTGTCTCATCATTCCCTCATTTTGAAGTCTCTGATCATTTTCCTTTCTCAGTGCCTCATTTGCGGCCTCGATTCCTTGTCTTATCAAATGCGCGAGGCTGTCCAAATACTGTTGGCTGTTTTCAATCTCTTTTCCCTTTTGAGCCACCATTTCGACCAAGTTATGCAAATCTTTCACGTCAGAAAGCATGCCAAACTTGACACAAGAGACGCCATAACGAGTGCAGTCTCCGGAAGAGAAAGCTGCGTCGACGCTTTTCAATTGATGCACGAGCTCCAAGTTAAGATGCGAGATTTGTTGTTTCTGGATGTCATTCCAGTCTTCTGGATTAGTTTCTTTCACGATTGAAGGAATGTAACTGGAATTAAATTAGTTTTGTGTTCATGTGTTAtgaattcaattaatttaccAAACAGCCCCAATTCCTGCCCAGTTACGGATTGGAAGAAGAACAAGAGATGGGAAATCATCTTTCAGCTCTGAGAACTTTAGTTTGGAAACAACTGTCGACTCGACAATTCTCATAATGTCAGTAAGTTTGCGGACAAATCTTTGAACATGATCAATGTGGGACGAATATGCTGTAAACAAGATGCAATTAGAAAGTTGCACAAAAATCTATTGTTATTGCAAATCAACTTACTTGCTGCGTGCTCCAATGGGCAAAAACGGAAAGCAATTCCATAGTTTCCTCCGAGCTCAATCGTATCAATACCAAGTGGAAGAGATTCAGGGAGAAGTCCATCACGGAGCTAAACTTTGATTAGATGAATTAAGAGCGTTgtgtgagaaaaattaaacctACCCATGCGTTAAGATAGTCTCCGTATTCTAATTCGTCTTGGAGTGTCTTTTCAGCAATTGCGATAGCATCATGATCGTCATTATTCTGGATCAAATCTTTATGATGCTGAATTGCATTTTTGATGCTAACATAATTGTACTTGAAAATGAGCACAGTCGGAGGAgtgaatttgtttttgtatACACGGTTTGCCAACTCCACTGGATTGTCAACACCTATCATCTCAACTTCCGGAATTGCTGAAAGTCCCTTCAACATCACTTTGCTCAATAAGAATGCGTTTTCGATCATGTCAACAATCTTCTTTCCAGAGAGGTATGAGGAAGCGACCCACCATGGAAGAGTGTCAAGTTTCTCACGGTACGATGCTTTGTATCCTTCCACTGGCCTGTGTAgggtctgaaaaattaatatattttttatctcaatcaaaataactttttttttgaaatcttactACAACTGGTGCAGATGGGATGCCAAGCCAAAGAGCAATAGGGACCGTCATACTATCTACTTGGGATAGTACATGAACTAGAATATTGTTTGGTTCACGGAATGTCAAAGCAGCAATGGCTTGTCCAGTGATATGAAGCCAGAATTTAGCCTTCTTCTCACGaatctctaaaattttggaaatcatgTCATTTTGTCCCATTATGGTTGTTCCGACAACTCCAATCAGAATAAGTGGCTTCTTTCCAGCAGCCAAATCCTCGtcaagaattttctcgaattgaTGATGATCCtaggaattttttcacattattaAAGAAGCTTTACAAAATTATAAGCAACTAACAATTCTTCCTTCAATTTCACCCCGATCAGAGTCGAGTTTCGGCAAAATAGTGACATCAGCAATTCCAAACTCTGAAGCCAAATATGATGAGAGATCCATATGAAGAGCTGGCGATACATAAACAACTGGTGCACCCTGAAATGAATCTGAAGTATTAAAAAAGCTATGAACATTCTGTAATGACCTGCTCAGCAAATGCTCTCCATCCTTTTGTAGAATGATCGGTTCCATAAGAGGACTTGAGAGCAAGTTTGACAGCATGTCCAATTCCATTTCTAATTGACAGAGAAATTGTTGCTTCCGGGTCTGAGCAGTATATCTGAGAGTCCGCAAATCtagaatttcaattgtttcttcAAACTGtatcataactttttaatgTCGTACCTAAACAAGTTACTAAAAACATGGTTAACATTTCCATAGAGCCACGATGCAATGCTCTGTCTATGGTGGCTACTCAAAAGATCAATATAAGACTTGAGTGACGCCGAAGTGACCAAAGTTCTTCCCAATTCAGAAAGCTTCTGTCCCTCTCTCGACctaaagaaaaatgagattcaatgaatttgaaatagaAATAAGATAGGAGCCGACCTGGTTTTTGCCACTTGCGCATGCTGCTTTAGTCCTGATGGGGAGGTTGACTCGCTGCCCAACCAGTCGTCAGAAATTATCATGTGCTCTAGTTGTTCGAGCACAGGAGGTAGTGAAACCCCAGACGATTGCGACATTCGCGAAGATTTGCGAGAGATTGGTTTGGCAGATGTCTAAAATACAGCAATTTTTGCTTACAAACTTTAAtgacaatttaaaaaacagtcAACAGTTGTTGCttgcatttttttcatcttaaaaaatttgtaacgTTAGAAAAGTTCAAGATATGTTTTTCGTCAAACATACAACGGATTTCTTTGGTCCATCATCCAAGCCACTATCCTCCGACTTTGTCGAAGAGCTATTGGACGCCGGGCTGTGTTGTTGCGACGAGACGTctattttgctgaaatttcacaaataatAATGGCCGCATGTTAAGGTGCGAATAAATTTTGTGGACACTTGTGTATGTGTGGGCGCGAAACATGTTGAACAAAGAAGTGTCGACGTTCCCTTGGGACAAGCATACATTTCCCTTTTTCACTCCTTCTAGAAATTGACACACTCAGACACGCAAAGGCCCACAAAACCTGATTCAAATAAAAGCCACACATGTAcgtaatttctgaaataaaataaaaagggaTGCGGCTGGAAACCAGTCAATTTTGTCAAATGAATTTCGAGAACAACATTCTACGTCAGTTAATTGAAATTCATTTGTTGCAGGAACAATTAGGCTTTTGGGAGTTTACTGAATTTAAACGAGCCCTCTCACTAACATTGTTTGTTGGTGTTTTTTATTGATGACACATAGTctgaatttgtaaaaatttaccTACGAACAcgagaaacttcaaaaagcagttagtgaaaaacaaagaaagtAGTTTGAATTAGCAGATAGCAGAATTGAGGGGCACGACAATTATATGTAAACACACAACAGTTTTTGTAGAACTCTCTTGGTTCCAGAACTTTTGTCATGCAGAATTGAGAAAGAACATGTGTTGCTGAAGTCAAGTTTGGATAGTGTTTTTTCACTCAGCTTATAGAAAATTactcttcaaaatatttttaatgtactattattgtttttgttaaaaattttcgagagaGTATGTTTatattctcaaaattattACGTTGAAGTTAATGTTGGatgatttttaaatctatGCGAAGAGCACGGTAACATGAATGATGAGCTCTCCGTTCTATGTTTCATTGCCTCATgattctttttctgaaaaattttttttttgattacagTTACGTTATAAAGATGAAAACTGCAAAGAagaatataatttgaaatgacgtgttctattttcagaatttgatttaaagaaaaaaaaaactaatcgatttaaaaaaaaactaatcgatttaaaaaaaagagggtccaataccaaaaaaaaagaattttcatttaCTTTCATTACCGCTCATGTGTTTGTTTTGAAGAAGTAAGAGCTGAGGAAATTAAGCTCAAAAGAATAAACAAAACATtataacaaatatttaaaaacaaaaaatagatgGTGAATCATGTGTTTTATGATGGTTGAGAAACTAGGAATAACGTGCAAACTTCTCGAGCACTAAGATCATGTTGGTTGTTACAgaaccaaaaaatatatatctaACTATATTTAGCTAACCGGAAGTTGGACAATAAAAAGTGCAAATCTGTCTAGCctcattcttttttaaatgagtTCTCAGTCATAACAGacacaaaaacttttatttcacTATGTAGTTTTGTTtggatttcgaaaaaaaatgcattgaatGAAACACATCTGTGACAAACtcggaaatattcaaatcaCTTCCTAGTCTGTTATTCAACCTCGGGTGTGTTAAACAAAGTGTCAGAAATGTTGTCATTTTGGCAACTTGTCCATTTTCGGGTCTAGCTTCTAGGTCTTGCCGAATCAAGGAGAgccataaaaaatgtaaatggACAAGAGAAGGGGAGGGAGAGATAGACATTGCAATGTAAGAAACAACTCAAATTGACATAATCTTCCTGAAGGCGACAAAAACATTGAAGTGCCATCATATTCTTTTTTATCTCCCCCAAGCCACGAACACTAAAAGACTCGCAGTACCAAATCAAATAATGGACAATGGGGCGGATGTAAAAGCGAGAGGCCATGCTTGTCTCTCTCTGTGAAACGGGGCTCAATGTGTGCTTTATTTCATTGcgtttacgtttttttttgagaaatgaagaaCGAATGACACAACCGCACACCGGGCCTCCCACAAGCGAAGCTGCAGGCCACAACCAAAATTGATGGGCCCTTGAGCTTCGTTTTGGTTAAATATGAATATTCGCACGCACCAAACCTTCAGTTCACAAGTGTATCGTGTTACAGTGGCGTGGCTGGTGCAAAGAACACACTTTTCCTAGACTAGCAATTTTATAAACACACCTTTGCaaaaaagtctggaatgttgtATATGCAGTACcctcgatttaaaaaaatgaaacatgatTAGTTccttaaaaactttcaatgcAAAGAATATGTTTAAATTagtatttttctttgaaatcatAGCAGCGGTCTCGCACATTCCTATTCATTACTTTTAAATTATGTTAAACAGAAAAAACTATCATATCTGTTTTGAATTCAAAGCATCTTTTAGGTTTTTAGTAAATACGTCAATAATTAAAACTGGTAAAAAAGTTAACTAACAAAAACTAGTAAAGGTGAAATAGAAACAGTGAATGAAGAAATTTTTACACTgtaataaaaagttttaagtaTTCCGGTTCTATAATATGTATTAAATGTATAATATCAGCAAGTTCGAGCAGATTAACGGCTACTGTTGATTGAAAATGTTACAGCTACTCCAAATGGGCAAAACAAAAGTTGCTAGAAATTGTTAAGATATTGCAGCAGTATGCAAAAAagtagaaacaaaaaaaaacaatttattgcaCAATCAACTCAACGATCTGCTCTATTTCTAAGTTATAGTTTGTTGTTAAATATATCtaaactttaaataaaaacaatgtttctattcagtttattgattttctttaatCAAGGCAGGATTTTTTATATGTTACTGCGTTTAATAATAGAAACAgattacttttatttttacaaccCTGGTTTTTATAACTAatgtttaaacattttcatattCACAAGCAtatgtttttaacttttttcaaacggaAATTTATTTATGCCAGCTCATACCTAAATAGTCTCTTGCATATTTTTCATGCTTCATctctttacttttttttattattcttcCTCCCCCAAACTGTGTAAACATGATTCGCGTCATgaaatttcatagaattttttctctttttcaatcCTCGTTTCACTGGTTATATTAAAACAGTCAATTTGAATAGGGAACACGCCCTAGAAAACAGGTCGAAGATAACATCTGACACCGTCAAAGAGGAGAAATAAGTAGGATCTTGAAGCGAAATGTGAAGGAGATCTGGAAAAGGCGGAACTCGATAAAGATCCGCGGATCAGTAGATGTAAAAATAGGAGTGGTAAAAACTACATCAGAAGAGAGTGACCATCaaccatttgaaaatttgaaaactattgcTTCACAATATACAGACGAAACACTGCGAACGATACAACTCGCTTTAGAAACaacaataacaacaaaaatatgCCTAACTTCAgctcaataaaaaatgtgcacTTGGAACctgatttcaaaacttttttctaaaaacatgcTTCAGATTgcgaaaatgttttgaaggCACTGACaagattccaaaaaagtattgaaGGTGTCGCAGAGGGACCATTACAAAGCGTTCCTTCCCGTTTCCCACTGTTATTGAAACACTGCATGCATTTCTACTTCTAttgccttttttcttttacttCCGCACTTTCGTACACTGACGCGTTCAGAAATTCCCCATAACTTCTCTCTATTCATGATCTAAGACAACCTGTCCGGGTAGTTGTCAGGATAATAACTAAATGGACAGCGAACGATGATGTTTTTGCAGGTTTCCAGTTTTACTTAAATCGCTAAATGTCTTAATTACCCTTTTAAGAAATGTCTTGTTAAAAGAATAGTCATAAGCGAAAGAAGTCCTCATACCTTTCAATTGTTTGAATGATGCTCTCGATTTGCTGAACTGTGCCCGACATTTCAGCAGACGTGGCCATCCTGTAAGAATTATGATAATACTGGagaacagattttgaaaagatcAGCTTGATAGCTGTCCAGAGCCGATGTACgatttgggaaaaaaacgTGGCACCGCCACACTGTGGAACAGACAAAGATAGTAAGCAAGGGCACAAACAAAGAGTAACAAAGAGGTAGAGAGAGAAATGAAAGAATGATAGTAAAAGAAGGAGGGAGAAAGGCGAAAGAGGTGTTGAACAAATAAACCACGAATGCAGCTAGCAAATGATTTCGAATCATCGATTGATGCAAAATTATATTCGGGTATTgtgtatgtttttttccaacgTGGCAGTTCCATTCTGTGCTGTTTCAAGGGAGAGGAACATTGAATAAGCATCATGCGGCGCGAAATACAAGGATAGGGGAACGAGAGGGAAAGAGATCGACGTAGATAAAGTACAAGCGCCTGTATTTTGCCTCATTTCTTCATATCTGAACATCTTTTCGCTTTCTTTCTCCGGACAATGAAGTCAATTGGTTGAAGGTTTTTGCTTCATCCTTTTCAATAGCTTATCTATACAGAATATGATTACCTTCGGCTAGAAAACAATCAAACGTGCTAGAAAATGGAATATGAATAATGAAACGTTGGCAGAAAAgtaaggtttttgaaaaataaacaaagtaACTGAATACTTTGCACGTGTTTCAGAATTATGTCTACTGAACGAATCAACATTCAGGTTTTcagttgtaaaattgaaaacagcGTGCCTGTTCGAGAAAATAATATGTGTAtgtgtttatttaaaaataagacTGTCGGTGacaaaataattgcaaaatttagcAAACAATTCAAAAGGTTTCAAAAACGTGTACTCTCGTTTCACCGAAGAACATAATAAAgatgtttcataattttgcgAGCTGAAGCATTCATATTGAACTCTGTCACACCGCAAAAACTcactataaattttaaaaaaggcaGTATTTTTTCCAAGTAATCATAAACGTAAGAATATTTAGAACTTTATCGGCAATTTTATGAAGCTGAGAACTTTAAATGTAAGAACCATTGAAGGTTGCTTAGAGAGTACAGAATATTCatggaaaacacaaaaaccagaaactatatttaaaaattaagattgtTCTTTGTACTAAAAAAACACGTGTCATTAAATTGGTATGTAACAAATAAGTTATTCATCGAATTTATGCAacgttttataaaatttccttTTATTGACAACCACTTAATAtgtgaatgtttttttcatgattttaatTCGATCTTTTAGCAAAACAAAAtgtactgaaatttcaaattgcacAGCACTATGTAATTAGCTGTGATTCCGtgttctctctctcttctcgAATGAGCCAATTTTGCAGTAAAAGTACAACAATGCCTGTCACTTACAACCATCATTTGTAGGTAAACATGTCAAGGCGTTGGCACGGAAGTCTGTGTCATAAGTAAGtaaaggaaaaaaatcattaggGAATAATGACTCGAAATTGAaagttgatttgaaatttttttgaaaaaaaaaccaatcacAGACTACCATTACTACTACTAGTAACACAGTGATGGAAAGTCATAGGTTTAACCCAAACCATAGAAATGGTCTGTAATCGGATGAAAAAGAGGCTAGATGCGATACAGTTCGATTTCTCTGAATCTCCATGTCCACATATGACAACGTGGCAATCGTGGGAACGCGTTGAACACTAGATTGAAAGATAAATATCGGTTTTtggttagaaaaaaaagagttgtccgtcaaaaacattttttgagaaattatggGCACACCCTTCTTAATGAATATGTTGTGCAGGTGATAATAAAAAAGTGCAGTGAGCAAATACTATAAAATTTCGTAACAGTTATGAAAACTTGGTAATTTCTTAAATAGTAGGAACCAATTTAatgaatcaaaatattttaatatgaaaCAAGAACTGATCGAAGTTGTCTTATACTACATATgcatttgtgaaaatatttctcaatGTAACAAGACCACCAATATTGTAAAATACAGAGAAGTGCAAAAAAGAAACcccaaaaagaaaacagaataTTAATCCTCGTGGTGATAGGAAAAGGGGAAATTTTGCTGATGAAGAAGCCTATCAGAATTAAGGTATCagtattgaaatattttaaaaattagagcaGAAAATGGACATCTAACTTTTAAAGTGACTGAAgcacttttgaaataaataaatataaagttctgtgaaaaaaaaactgcaaaatccTATAATTCTTGTTAAGGTAGCGAAGTGAAGTAGTTtatctaaaacatttttttcactagtctaataatttcagataattgttaaaaatatatccaagtgatttgaattcaaaaaaactattgttttttatttgtttaaagATTATTTACTGCTAATAATTATtcttatttcgtttttttaattattcatgAATTCTATGTGAAACGTTTAGCTGCTAggtgtaatttttaattttttcgaaaaatattgctcttttcaatattattattcaagcacaaataaaaaaatgcctTTCGAACTAagttattatcaaaatatataaactgacatgtgaaacgtggcttatttttattttgttttttatttaagctc comes from Caenorhabditis elegans chromosome X and encodes:
- the C14H10.3 gene encoding Pyridoxal-dependent decarboxylase domain-containing protein 1 (Confirmed by transcript evidence), encoding MSQSSGVSLPPVLEQLEHMIISDDWLGSESTSPSGLKQHAQVAKTRSREGQKLSELGRTLVTSASLKSYIDLLSSHHRQSIASWLYGNVNHVFSNLFRFADSQIYCSDPEATISLSIRNGIGHAVKLALKSSYGTDHSTKGWRAFAEQGAPVVYVSPALHMDLSSYLASEFGIADVTILPKLDSDRGEIEGRIDHHQFEKILDEDLAAGKKPLILIGVVGTTIMGQNDMISKILEIREKKAKFWLHITGQAIAALTFREPNNILVHVLSQVDSMTVPIALWLGIPSAPVVTLHRPVEGYKASYREKLDTLPWWVASSYLSGKKIVDMIENAFLLSKVMLKGLSAIPEVEMIGVDNPVELANRVYKNKFTPPTVLIFKYNYVSIKNAIQHHKDLIQNNDDHDAIAIAEKTLQDELEYGDYLNAWLRDGLLPESLPLGIDTIELGGNYGIAFRFCPLEHAATYSSHIDHVQRFVRKLTDIMRIVESTVVSKLKFSELKDDFPSLVLLPIRNWAGIGAVCYIPSIVKETNPEDWNDIQKQQISHLNLELVHQLKSVDAAFSSGDCTRYGVSCVKFGMLSDVKDLHNLVEMVAQKGKEIENSQQYLDSLAHLIRQGIEAANEALRKENDQRLQNEGMMRQLPIMGSLVNWWSPLTPESQNIRGRAFNLKTGEMQETDVLFKSKKNMDATPPITKNETPQIPHEPFATKIDEEPTSESETAVTEEAVSSAEEAKPVESS
- the C14H10.3 gene encoding Pyridoxal-dependent decarboxylase domain-containing protein 1 (Confirmed by transcript evidence), which codes for MATSAEMSGTVQQIESIIQTIESKIDVSSQQHSPASNSSSTKSEDSGLDDGPKKSVTSAKPISRKSSRMSQSSGVSLPPVLEQLEHMIISDDWLGSESTSPSGLKQHAQVAKTRSREGQKLSELGRTLVTSASLKSYIDLLSSHHRQSIASWLYGNVNHVFSNLFRFADSQIYCSDPEATISLSIRNGIGHAVKLALKSSYGTDHSTKGWRAFAEQGAPVVYVSPALHMDLSSYLASEFGIADVTILPKLDSDRGEIEGRIDHHQFEKILDEDLAAGKKPLILIGVVGTTIMGQNDMISKILEIREKKAKFWLHITGQAIAALTFREPNNILVHVLSQVDSMTVPIALWLGIPSAPVVTLHRPVEGYKASYREKLDTLPWWVASSYLSGKKIVDMIENAFLLSKVMLKGLSAIPEVEMIGVDNPVELANRVYKNKFTPPTVLIFKYNYVSIKNAIQHHKDLIQNNDDHDAIAIAEKTLQDELEYGDYLNAWLRDGLLPESLPLGIDTIELGGNYGIAFRFCPLEHAATYSSHIDHVQRFVRKLTDIMRIVESTVVSKLKFSELKDDFPSLVLLPIRNWAGIGAVCYIPSIVKETNPEDWNDIQKQQISHLNLELVHQLKSVDAAFSSGDCTRYGVSCVKFGMLSDVKDLHNLVEMVAQKGKEIENSQQYLDSLAHLIRQGIEAANEALRKENDQRLQNEGMMRQLPIMGSLVNWWSPLTPESQNIRGRAFNLKTGEMQETDVLFKSKKNMDATPPITKNETPQIPHEPFATKIDEEPTSESETAVTEEAVSSAEEAKPVESS